In Candidatus Bathyarchaeia archaeon, the DNA window TGAGTACGTCGTTCTAGCCATGGTCATAACGTTGTTTCCATCAGCAGTTCTCGACTATGTGGATTATCGCTGGCGACGTTCAGTTGATGAGCATCTGCCAGACTTGTACCGAGCTATTGTTCAATCGGAGAAAACTGGCATGACTCTGACTCAGGCGGTTGAGGAAGCAAGCAAGCGTCGTTATGGTCCGCTGACTGCCGAGTTGAAGCGCATGGTGGCGCAGATGTCGTGGGGCAAATCCTTCGAAGAAGCTCTGCAGTCCTTCGGCGCAAGAGTCAACACCTCCTTGACTAAACGGAGTGTTCCATTAGTCATTGAAGCAAGCCGTTCAGGTGGTCACGTCGAGAAGGTTTTTGAACCTATGGGCAAATTTGTTCAGTCGACATTGCTGGCTGAGAAAGAACGCCAAGCGCAGACACGCCCATACGTCGCCATTGTCTATGTGGCCTTTTTCGTGTTTCTCTTCACTGTCATAATGTTGTTTACAACGTTTTTCGTGCAGATGAGCGAATTACCCACTCTGAACGTTTCGCTTATGTCAACTGACGAGGCGAGGCGGCTTTTCTTCCACATGAGCACTGCTCAGGCTTTGTTCGGTGGACTAGTGGCTGGTAAAATGGGTGAAGGAACCGTAAGCGCCGGTTTCAAGCACAGCGTCATCTTATTGGTGGCAGGGTACATAGCGCTCAAACTCTTGATCTGAGGAGGCAAAGGACATGCTCAAACTGTGGCGCAACAAAAGGGCGATTACACCAGTGCTGAGCAATGTCTTACTGTTGGTCATCGCTGTAGCAGGCATGTCCATTTCAATAACAGCGACGTACGTTATTACAGGCAACTTGCGCGAAACAATGGGAGAACGCTTCATAGTCGAAGATGTATGGTTCATATCAGGGGGCATATCCATCTATTTGCGCAACACCGGTAAAACAGGCATAAGCGTTGTCGGAGTCTATGTGGATTACATCACGCAATCGTTTACGCCTCTTCAGTTAGAGCCGCTTGAGCAAGGCTGGACAAACCTAACCTACACATGGACTGCAGACACAGCTTACTACATGAAAATCGTCACGAGTAGAGGCACCCAAGTTGCAGACCATTATAAATCGCCTACATGATTTCAGGCAGAACCGAAAGGGATTGAGCAACATAATAGTGGTGGTCCTCAGTCTCGTAATTCTGGTTGTTATTGTTGCCAACGTAATCTTATGGAGCTACCAGATGAACCAGTTGGACTGGGAGAGGACACAGGAGAGCTTTGTCATAAGCAGCGTTACGCCGATAACTCGTTCTTCATGGTTTGCGGCGCAGGGCGAGTACCAGCTACTTCAAGGCAGTCGAATAAGCGGGACCTATTTGGATACGCAACTCGTTGATGGCGTTTACGAGAGATTCCGAGAGTCACCCCCGCCGCGTGAACTCAATCTTAACGGAACGTTTTCAATCGACGTTTCGACCTATCCCTTGTCGACCATTCAGAGTGTTGAAATTCAACTAAGATATGCGGTTGATGACGTCGGCGAAAGATGGTACATAAGGGCTTACAACTGGACATCCCGAACATACAGCGACAACGGCTTCAATTCAACTGCAGGTCACTTACCCAGTGTTGGATGGAATTACTATGCAGTCAACCTAACGAGCAAATGGCGCAGCTACGTGTGGGACGACGGCAGAATCATCGTCCAAGTTCGTGATCAAGGACCCGATTCAACACGCACAAACATTGACATAGACTATCTAGCCGTCAGAGCCGCAGTCAACGGCGCCACCTTCAGTTTCGAGAACGAAGGCTCGCGCACAGCGCATCTAGTGTCTATTTGGGTTAACAATGCCACAACACACAGACGATACGAGACAGACATATTTGTGAATTCAGGTGACACATTCTCTTATACGCGCTTGGATATTCCGTTGCCAACTGGACAGTATACAACAAAAGTTGTCACTGAACGAGGCAACATGGCAATCTACACTGGCGGCTAAGACAAGCTAGGTTCAGAGGTAATCTTAACTAGACCCATAGTCTTCTCTAAGGTTTTCAAAGCTTCCTTCTGACCTTTACCCTCAATCAACTCAATCTTGTACAATCCAGCCAGTTTCCTTCCGTTTTCGCTCATTCGAGGAATAGCGATAAGTATTGCCCTGTCTGGAGCCACATCGTAGACTTTGGCGAACATTGCGATGATAGCTTGCTCCGAGACAGCATCCTCTCCTGAAGTAGCCAAATCAATGACTATAACTTGACGCATTGTGTCGCCCTTCCATGCGGCAATGTCGAACATGTGGCTTGCGCCTGATTTGCCTTTCAAGAACCCAGGGCTTTCAACGTCAAATCCAAGGCCCTTAAAGAATTCCCGGAGCGGAGCCACCAAAATGTAGCCAACGCCAGCCTCTTTTATCACGTCTTGATTCAATGTGTAGGAATATACATCTCTGTAAATAGCGTCTTCAAAAACGAAGATGTTCTTGCACTCACGACAGAAGTGTGAAGTAACAGGGATGTCAAAGTTCTTGTTGCACTCGTTGCATGCGCACCAGACACCAGCCTTTCTGTAGTTAACATCAGGCTTGTCCAAGTCGTTGTGGCAACGAGGGCAGACAAGTCTCTCTTTCTGTTTGAAACGGTCTTCCACATCAATATAACCGCACTGAATGTGCTCAACAAGAGAGCTCTTTTTCACGTTGAAGGATTTGCAGTAGGGGCAGCAATACCTGACAGAAACACTGCTGGAGCTACATTTGGGACAGCTTATTACTTTGTCGATAACCTCCCTTATTAAGATGCCAATTTCATGAAGGCGGTTCAGGAATTCTTCAGCAGCAGCCGCATCGCCTGTTACCGCTTCAACCAGAGGATAAGTGTATCCATGTTTTGAGTCGAATATCGGATCAAGTTTGTCAATCTCACCGCTGAGGAGCTTGCCGAGAATCAGTTGGGCGCGGTGATCCCGATAGATTTCAGATCGCTCCGCGCTCAAACTCTTAGCCATTTGCCTTTTCTCCTCAGGTCAGGCGCTCTTGTTCAACCTCACTTTTCAATATCTTTTATCACACTGTGACTCTGCAGTTGAACTCGTCTTTCTCAGCATCGTAACCCATGTTCTTGCTCGTCAATTGCCGATTGAAGTATCTTGAAAGAACGCCAGCCCAGAACGAACCAATGATTAGTTTTTGTGAACCTTTCAGAGTTTTGACAGGCGGATTCTTAATCACAATACCCACCATCGGAGGATCCGTGTGAAGAATGCTCAGTGAGGCATAACCCCATCCGGTGTACGGTTGTAGATCAACCAGCGCCTTGAGCATCTCTCCTTGGCTTTTATTCGTGTTGTTTCTTGTCATTACATCGAATGTATCTCGACCAGATTCAAATAGCATGTAGTGAACGATAGCTTCAGCGCCGCTTCCAAACATTTTGTCCAGTTTTTCACACATCGCTAGCGGGTTCATTATCAGACCGCGTGCGCCATAAAATCGTAGTTCACCGTTCGTGGCATGACCCGGTATTCCTTGCTTCTCATCTTTGGGTTGTCCTTCGTCGCTTTTTTGCGTTGCATCATACTCCATGGTTTTTGTTGCTTTTTGCATGTCAAAACTCCCTCGTATGGATTAACAGATCTGCTGTATCTATCATGTAACTCAGCAACCAGAGCACATCAAACACTGCGTTGTGTTTGCTAATGTTAGCGTTTAATAATAGATTTGTTAAGTCTGAATATTCAGCGGGAATCAGTATCCTAAAACACTTGACCTGACATTGTTGGAAGCCCGCGGGCACTCAGATTGCACGCTGGCTAACGATAGCTTTTCTGATCCTTGGCTCTGGCGCCTGGTCCGCCAGACTTCTTTGGTTCGCGTCGACGAGGGTCGCCAGCGATTAGCGTACGGTCGTACTCAGTGAACAAAGTCTGCAAGTGTGAGCTTTTTGTCCAGCGCAACAGTGCTCTTGCCACCGCTGTGCGTGAAGCGTCAGCTTGACCCATGAATCCGCCGCCAGACACTCTTATATCAATGTCGAGTTGTCCCCACACATTGTCGCCTGCAAGACGTAGGGGTTCAAGAATTTTGTTTCGAGCAATTTGCGGCTCGAAAATCTCAACTGGAACATTGTTGACTCGCACCCTGCCTTTGCCAGCCCTTACTGTGGCTCTTGCGACCGCGGTCTTGCGTTTGCCGCTGGTTAGAAGAACCTTGGTTGTGCTTGACACTTCATTCACCTTCAGGTTTGTATCCAATCTGTTTAGCGAATTCTTCTATAGTGACATATGGACATTTTAGTTTGCCAACATGAGCATCAGGAATAGTCTGCATCTTTGCAGTTTTCAGTTCAGATGGAACCCCTAGGAAGACTCTGAGTCGTCTCAACGCGTTTGCTCCCTTCGGCTTTCGGCGTGGAAGCATGCCTCTCACAGTTCTTCGCACGATTTGGTCTGGGCGTCTGGGGTGAAATGGCCCCTTACCCGGATGCCCAACTTTGAGAAATTCTTTAGCTTCTTTCACGCGGCTAAGTCTTCTGCCTGACAAAGTTGCTTTCTCAGCGTTAACAATAATAATGGGTTCGCCGAGAAGCAAGCGTTTGGCCACTTTGCTGGCCATTCGTCCGAGTATCAGACCTGACGCGTCGATGACTGTGCTTTCCGCTGCATCCTTGGTGGTCACGGCTTTCCTACTCCATTATCCTCACATTGCCGCCTTTCGGATTGTCCTCAAGAAGCTGTGATATAGGGATACACTTGCCTTTAGCCTGTGCAATCTTGGCACGAGCTTCGTCTGAAAATGCAAATGCGGCAATAACTAGAGGGTGCTCCAGTTTGCCAGCGGCCAAAACCTTGCCAGGAACTACCACGATTTCCTTTTCCTTCGTGTGCCTGTTCAGGCGGCTCAGGTTCACTGCCACGCGTCGGCGTTTCGAAGCAGACAAGCTGTGGGCTACGTCTCGCCAGATGGCCGCCTCGTTCTCCTTAGCCTTCTTTCTCAGAGACCGAATGAGTGTGAGAAGCTCAGGATTCTGCGACTTGACTTGCCTCATCCTTCTTCACCGCTAACTGTTCCAGAAAGGATTCGAACTTGCGATCAAGAATTTTGACTGCTTCGAGCAATATTCGATCAATGGGAAGGGCGCCTGTAGACTCTATGTCCATGACAAAAACATCTTTGTCCAAGGATACTTCAACTGCGGGTGGACTCTTAGGGCACGCTTCCACACAGTCACGACAAACAGTGCACTCCATCACGTTGCGAAGCTCAAGTTTCTTTCCACCCTCTGAAACCGACAGAACACGTTTTGGGCAAATGTCTGCGCATTTGCCGCATGCGTCACATTCTTTCTCGTTTATCTTCACTTTTGGAAAATTCCTGTAAACGCACATTGAAACTGGCTGCCACTTTGCGTGTTTTCCGCCTTTTCCAAGCCTCGCGTAGCTTTCCAATTTCAAGTGTTGTTCTGGCGTCAGTTTAACGAGGGGTATTCTGTCGCTCACAGGCGTGATGTTAGGATTTTCTGACATCATATCGCCTGAATAAACGGTTCTAACGCTGTCCTCAGCTTCGACGTTAAGAGTCAATGAGACTCGGCATAGGTTGCAGCCCAGCTCGCTTTTGCACGAGCATTCCTCAGGCAAATTGTAGGAGTCCAGATCAGTTTTCAAAGGGACAAAACCTAGTCGATGGGCCAGAATCTCGTCGTGAAGCATAGAAGAGTTTTCGATTACCACAATTTCGTCGATTGCCATGGCTGGAACTTCAGCGACTATAATACGGCGCAGCGAATTCATGAACGCCGCGTCAACGCCTTCAATGGTCAGACGAGCGAAAAGATCATTCTTGTCGACAATTTTGATTTCCAAGCCGGGCAGTTTCTCCTGTTACACTCTACGGCCTCTGCGTCCGCCCTTCCTTCGTGTGCCATCATGCGGAACCGGTGTGACTTCTTCAATGCGCCCTATGCGGAATCCAGCTCTAGCCAAAGCGCGGATTGCAGCTTGAGCTCCGGGTCCCGGGGTTCTCGGTCCTGAACCGCCTGGCGCTCGGACTTTTATGTGTATGGCGGTGATGCCCTTGTCTCTAGCCACTGTAGCTACATGACTTGCACATCTCATGGCTGCATAGGGAGAGGATTCAAGTCGGTCGGCCTTGACGAACATGCCTCCGCTGGCTCGAGCGATGGTTTCCGCTCCAGATAAGTCGGTGGCGTGGACGAGGGTGTTGTTGTAAGAACTGTAAACGTGAACGATTGCCCATTTGTCGGCTTTCTTGCTCAAGCCTTCTCCTCCATCCCTCTTCGCCTTGGTCCGGTTCGCAGTTCGGGTTTCCCTGGGCCTTCAGCGCTTATCGATGTCCTAACTGGATGATCAGGTTTTGTAAGATTGCTTGTTGGTGCATAGGCAAGTTTTGTTTCATCGTCTTTCAAAACAAGGTAGCTGGGGGAAGGCACACGCCTTCCATCGATAGCGATGTGCCCGTGAGTGACAAGTTGTCGGGCCTGATAAATAGATTTAGCTAAGCCCTTGCTAAAGACCATTGTTTGCAGCCGTCGTTCAAGAATGTCTTCTAAAGCAAGATCCAAAACATCGTCCAGAACTGCAGTCCCAGGCAGGATACCCAGACGACTGAGTCTATCTAGGAGTTGCTTCTCCATTTTCTCGCGTTGTTCAGCAGGCATGCCTAACAACGATCGGGCGATTTCGCGAAATCTTGACAATGTTGTCTTGTGACGCCACAACTCGCGTTTGTTTCGCAGCCCATACTGTCCGAGAAACCTAAGTTCAGATTGGAGAGTGTCAGTCCGCCACGGAAAGCGCGGAGTTTCATATTTTCGACGCTGTTTTCTTGGATCACCCATTTTAAGTAGCCGCCGCTCCTCTCTTGATTAGGTCCTTCTTCTTCACGCCCATGGCTTTGCCTGATCTCCCTGTTGTCTTGGTGTGTTGTCCTCTGACTCGTAGGCCGTAGGCATGGCGGTAGCCTCGCCATGATTTTATGTCTTTCATTTCTTCTATGTCGGTTTTGATCTTAAGTGTGAGATCTGCTCCGATGAGGTGGATGTCTTTTCCTGTTTCCATATCTTTGGCGCGGTTTAGCATCCAAGCGGGTATGCCGTGTTTGGATGGGTTGGTTACAATGTCTTCGAGTCTTTCGACGTCGATCTCGGTTAGGAAGCCAACGCGTGTTTCAGGGGGTATGTTGGCTTTGCGTGTTATGGCGTTGGCTAACGGTATGCCTATTCCGTTTATGTTGGCTACGGCAAAGTTGAGCTTCAGGGTGCCATCTAGGTCTTTGCCTGCGATTCGAACGATGTGTCGAAACTCCTTAGTTGACATGGTTTGGCGTCCGTTTTATAGATCGGGCTATCTACCATGACAGGAGTATTTTATTTAAACTTTGCTGGTTTCATGTTGAAGAGTTTCTGGGGGCGTTAGTATGAGTGCTGAAAAATTTTTTTGCGGTGAAAGTTAGACTTTTTTGTTTGTGTTCTGAGGGCTGTTTTTGTTTCGGTTTGGGAGTTGGGTTCTGTTTGTGTGTTTTTTGCGTGGTGTTCTATGTTGCTATGCGTGACGTTTAATGTTGGCATGCGTGACGTTTGAGTATGTTGACGTGGCTCTGTGGGAAAGAGAATTTCAAGAGAAGAAGAAGGCAATCGCTTAGCGCCTTCTTCACCTATTAAGCCCACCGTGTCAAATAGGAAAGCAGGTACAGAGCGATAAATAACACTCCCGCCTTCTTATCCAAGTTTTTCCTCAATGCTAACATTGATATAATCACCGTGGAAGAAAGCAGCGCGGTGGGATGCCAAGGATCATGTAAGCCTCTCGACTTGATTATTGGATTCTAGCCTGACGCCCGGGCTAACCATAGAATATCGCGCGCAAATGAGTTGGCAAGGATAAATTTATAAAGGTTAGATGCTATACTTATCGCCGAATGGTGAACATAAATGTCCGCAACACCGAAATTTGAGATCTACAAGGATGCAGCAGAGAAATTCCGATTCAGACTGAAGGCAGCGAACGGTGAAACCATAGCGGAAGGCGAGGCTTACGAGTCGAAAGACAGCTGCAAGAATGGCATTGAATCGGTAAAAACGAATGCTCCAATAGCAGAAATCGTCGATCTGACACAATAAGAACACGTCCCCCCATCAGAGAACTCGCACTCCCTTTTTTCTGTGACAAACATCTTTAGCGCACGCTGCTTGCTCTTTTGAATCTGCGTTCCCTGTGGCGTTATCAGAATTGGATTCTTGGGGCTGTGGTTGGGTATGTTTCAGCAATTAGACGCGCGTGTTCTTTGTGCCAGCTTTCTTGACTCGTATTGTCTGAAGGTTCGTCGTGGCCATGTCTTTCGGTCTTTCGATGTCGGCTTTGGGCGTCAATTCTAGCAACTCAGTCCCTTTGAAGACAAATGGGATATGCCCCGGTGCGAGATAGTACGCTTCCTTTGCCTTGATTACTTCCTCGTGGTCTTTGTAGCGTACGATCATCTTGCCCTTGAGAACGAAGCCCCAGTGGTGCCCATGACACCTACCATCAGGTTCTTCCTTGTTTAGTGGCGCAAAGTCAACGTCAGCAACCGCCTTCTGAAAAGAAACGTAAAATCCACCCCATTCGGCTGATCTCCACTGATATTTGCCGTCAATAGACTCCATCGGGAGCTGCCGTTTCAGCGCATGAGTTTCTTTGAGTTTCATGTTCGTCGATTCCGCGCAACTCTCTATTATGAATTACGGCTGACCTGCTACGCTACGCACTGGCAAATGCGGCTTTACTCGAATTCATTTAGACCATAATGTTGAAGTCTATCCGTCTTCCGCGCCGGAAATGACTGAGTCTTTATCTAGGTAGTTATTGGTAAATAGCAGAATTGCGTGAGCGGAGACCAGGATTGACAGATGGGACCTATTATTGGACGCATCGGAGGACGTCTCCAGTTCGAAGGAATCGATGTCCAGGAGCTGTGCGAAAGCCTAGGAACCCCCATATTCCTCATCTCCGAAGGGCTTTTGAGAGACAGGTTTAGACAATTCAGAAATGAATTCCAAAAGCGATACTCAAACGTTGCTGTAGCATATTCATACAAGACGAATTACCTGCCCAGCGTGTGCTGCATATTAGACAAAGAAGGAGCATGGACAGAAGTCGTGTCTTTGCTTGAACTCAGCATTGCAGAGATGATTGGCGTAGATCCTAAGAGGATCATTTTCAACGGTCCAGCCAAAACGAATGACGGGCTTCTCAAAGCCATGGAACTGGGCGTGCGTGTGCTAAACGTCGATTCCATAAGTGAACTAAAGAGAGTAGTCAGTTTAGTGCGTGACACCGATCTTAGGGTCAACGTCGGCTTCAGACTTTCCTACCCTGGAAGGGTCCCTTCAAGGAATAAGTTCGGCATTACAGCTGAGCAGATACTTGATGGCTGTAGCATAATCTCCAAAGAGAAAAGGATGCACTACAGAGGATTGCACACGCACATCGGTACAGAGACTACGCAGATCGGCAAATATGAAAAAGCTATAGAGCTTTTGACAGATTTGGCATCATCGATCTACAAAAGATACGGGTTCCAGACAGAGATAATCGATCTTGGCGGAGGCTTCGCGTTTAAAGAAGTCGCCCCATACTCACACAGAGGTCGTTGGTCACCACCATCGTTTTCTGAATATGCTTCCAGAATCTGTTCGAAGTTAATGCTTGCTTCAACCGACAGATTATCAAAACCTCCAACACTTGCTCTCGAACCCGGAAGAGCATTGGTAGGTCCGACTGCTTTGCTGGCAACGAAAGTGATTGCAGCGAAGCAAGTCTCAGGGATAAGGTGGGTCATAACTGATGCTGGGCTCAACCTGATTCCCGAGGCAGAACTAAATCAACACAGGGTTGTCCCGACGGTTTTGAGAAAGGGAAAGCCAGAGAGAGTAAACGTTGCCGGACCATTATGCGTTTATGAGGACGTTATAAGATACGGTCTCGAAATGCCCCAGATCAAAGAAGGAGATATACTAGCGATTCTTGATGTTGGCGCCTACAGCATATCGTTGTCTTGGCAATTCATCAGGCTAAGGGGCGGGGTCTGCCTTCTTTGCGATGGGAAATACGAGACAATTCGAAGACCTGAGACAGTCGAAGACGTTCTTAGGCTAGATACAATTCCTCCTCACCTGACGAACAGGAGAGAAAAGAAATCCAATGACCAATATGAGTGAAGTCTACGTACGCGTGTCTGTGGATGACGCGCGCAATGCTCCTATACGCCGCTCGTTGTGGGGATAGATGAGCGCATGGTCGCGCACGTCAGAAGCGAAAAATCTTTTATTCATTGTGGCGTTGAGGAAGGTTTTGTGATTTGTCTTGAATGACTCCGTTTCTTTGGCTCTAGTAGTCAGCGCCCTAATCATAGTGATAGGATTCTTAAGCAACTACCTTTTCGAGCGCACAGGGTTACCTGACATGCTGTTTTTGATAATTCTTGGATATGTAGTTGGGCCTCTGCTGCGTCTTCTTGACTCATCTGTCTCAACATTGGCTCCGTATCTAGCCGCTTTGGCGTTGGTCTTCATTTTGTTTGACGGTGGCATGAAGATGAACATTCGTCAAGTTTTGTCTCAGAGTCCTAGAGCAATACTGCTTGCTGTGTTGGGCTTCTTGTTCAGTTTGTTGGTGATTGCTCTTTTTATGAGGTATCTTGTCGGAGTTCCATTACGTTATGGAATCTTGTTTGGAAGCATCTTCGGCGGCAGCAGTTCCATCGTGGTAGTTTCGCTTGCCCAAAAGATTGACGTCAGTGAGAAGTGTTCCACGATACTCACTTTAGAGTCAGCAATTACTGACATATTGTGTATCGTGGTTTCTTTGGCTGTTATAGGAGTAATCTTGACAGGACAAGTAAATTACATCGTTGTGACCGCAGACATCGTTACCAAATTTTTAATTGGAGCTTTTGTCGGTGTAGTCTTAGGGTTTGCATGGCTAATTTTGCTTAAAGGAGTGGTTAAACTGCCCTTTTCATACATGCTGACACTGGCCGTTGTGCTGTTTGGATACACGGCGGCAGAATATCTAGGCGGGAGTGGAGCGTTGAGTTCACTGCTCTTCGGTCTGATACTGGGTAATGAAAGTGAAATACTTAGGGCGTTTAAACGTGAAAGACAAAGTGAAGTTGCTGTTGATGCAGGCTTGAGGCGTTTTGAGTCGGAGATAGCGTTTTTGATAAGAACGTTCTTCTTTGTTTTCTTAGGCTTGATAGTAATGATTTCTAACGTGTGGGTTCTGTTCCTTGGAGCGATTTTGTCGCTTCTGCTTTTGCTCGTTAGATTTGGAGCAGTGACACTCGCGACTCTTCACAGTGAACTGCGTGAAGAACGACCTATCATGGGCGTAGTTCTGACTCGAGGTTTAGCTGCCGCTGTTTTGGCAACACTACCACTTCAATACGGCCTACTCTACTCAGACGTTTACATCAACCTAGCAGTGATCGTTATAATCTCCACCGCAGTCATCGCAACCGTAGGCACATTTGCACTACGTACAAAAAGAGGGAGGCGCTGAAATAAATAAGCAGATTACCTTTGACTCGAAGCTTCGTATGTCCTTCAGTTTCAGTTGATTTGTGTCATGAAATGCAAAGCTTCGCCTACTAGCAGTTTGTTGGTAACTCTGTATGTTCATTCAAAGTAAAAAATCGCTTGAACTTTTGTATGCAACTCTTTTTGAACAGGATTTTTTATGAGTGGCAAAAATGAATGCGTGAAGCAAATTTTAAATAGAAATTGTTTCCTATTGTCGGTTTGAGGTTGCAATAGTGCCGAAGAAGGCAAAAGGGAAGAAGAAAAAGGGCGGAAAGAAGTAAGCAATTAAGAGACTAACAACGTCTAAACTAAACCCCGTTTTTTTCTGAATAACACATTTATATTTAGCATACGTTAGGTGCAGTGAAGAAATTTGCCGTTCAAGAAGAAAGCTAAGAAGAAAAAACGCAGGGCGCGTGCACGCGCTAAGAAACAGAAAAGAAAGAAATCCGCGCCACGATAAAACCAAACTTTTCTTTCTGACGATTTAATAACACATAAAATTTATTAGTTGCCAATCTTGAGTTTGGGTCGCAAGTGGTGACTCCGGGCACTGTCATT includes these proteins:
- a CDS encoding 30S ribosomal protein S9; amino-acid sequence: MSSTTKVLLTSGKRKTAVARATVRAGKGRVRVNNVPVEIFEPQIARNKILEPLRLAGDNVWGQLDIDIRVSGGGFMGQADASRTAVARALLRWTKSSHLQTLFTEYDRTLIAGDPRRREPKKSGGPGARAKDQKSYR
- a CDS encoding 30S ribosomal protein S13, whose amino-acid sequence is MSTKEFRHIVRIAGKDLDGTLKLNFAVANINGIGIPLANAITRKANIPPETRVGFLTEIDVERLEDIVTNPSKHGIPAWMLNRAKDMETGKDIHLIGADLTLKIKTDIEEMKDIKSWRGYRHAYGLRVRGQHTKTTGRSGKAMGVKKKDLIKRGAAAT
- a CDS encoding type II secretion system F family protein — translated: MPKVEKREKQVAWIVSLALATAVLLTAVVRLWGLPIFDEYVVLAMVITLFPSAVLDYVDYRWRRSVDEHLPDLYRAIVQSEKTGMTLTQAVEEASKRRYGPLTAELKRMVAQMSWGKSFEEALQSFGARVNTSLTKRSVPLVIEASRSGGHVEKVFEPMGKFVQSTLLAEKERQAQTRPYVAIVYVAFFVFLFTVIMLFTTFFVQMSELPTLNVSLMSTDEARRLFFHMSTAQALFGGLVAGKMGEGTVSAGFKHSVILLVAGYIALKLLI
- a CDS encoding YegP family protein: MSATPKFEIYKDAAEKFRFRLKAANGETIAEGEAYESKDSCKNGIESVKTNAPIAEIVDLTQ
- a CDS encoding 30S ribosomal protein S11 encodes the protein MSKKADKWAIVHVYSSYNNTLVHATDLSGAETIARASGGMFVKADRLESSPYAAMRCASHVATVARDKGITAIHIKVRAPGGSGPRTPGPGAQAAIRALARAGFRIGRIEEVTPVPHDGTRRKGGRRGRRV
- a CDS encoding 50S ribosomal protein L18e, encoding MRQVKSQNPELLTLIRSLRKKAKENEAAIWRDVAHSLSASKRRRVAVNLSRLNRHTKEKEIVVVPGKVLAAGKLEHPLVIAAFAFSDEARAKIAQAKGKCIPISQLLEDNPKGGNVRIME
- the rplM gene encoding 50S ribosomal protein L13 — encoded protein: MTTKDAAESTVIDASGLILGRMASKVAKRLLLGEPIIIVNAEKATLSGRRLSRVKEAKEFLKVGHPGKGPFHPRRPDQIVRRTVRGMLPRRKPKGANALRRLRVFLGVPSELKTAKMQTIPDAHVGKLKCPYVTIEEFAKQIGYKPEGE
- a CDS encoding cupin domain-containing protein → MKLKETHALKRQLPMESIDGKYQWRSAEWGGFYVSFQKAVADVDFAPLNKEEPDGRCHGHHWGFVLKGKMIVRYKDHEEVIKAKEAYYLAPGHIPFVFKGTELLELTPKADIERPKDMATTNLQTIRVKKAGTKNTRV
- a CDS encoding cation:proton antiporter; translated protein: MNDSVSLALVVSALIIVIGFLSNYLFERTGLPDMLFLIILGYVVGPLLRLLDSSVSTLAPYLAALALVFILFDGGMKMNIRQVLSQSPRAILLAVLGFLFSLLVIALFMRYLVGVPLRYGILFGSIFGGSSSIVVVSLAQKIDVSEKCSTILTLESAITDILCIVVSLAVIGVILTGQVNYIVVTADIVTKFLIGAFVGVVLGFAWLILLKGVVKLPFSYMLTLAVVLFGYTAAEYLGGSGALSSLLFGLILGNESEILRAFKRERQSEVAVDAGLRRFESEIAFLIRTFFFVFLGLIVMISNVWVLFLGAILSLLLLLVRFGAVTLATLHSELREERPIMGVVLTRGLAAAVLATLPLQYGLLYSDVYINLAVIVIISTAVIATVGTFALRTKRGRR
- a CDS encoding 30S ribosomal protein S4: MGDPRKQRRKYETPRFPWRTDTLQSELRFLGQYGLRNKRELWRHKTTLSRFREIARSLLGMPAEQREKMEKQLLDRLSRLGILPGTAVLDDVLDLALEDILERRLQTMVFSKGLAKSIYQARQLVTHGHIAIDGRRVPSPSYLVLKDDETKLAYAPTSNLTKPDHPVRTSISAEGPGKPELRTGPRRRGMEEKA
- a CDS encoding DNA-directed RNA polymerase subunit D, which gives rise to MEIKIVDKNDLFARLTIEGVDAAFMNSLRRIIVAEVPAMAIDEIVVIENSSMLHDEILAHRLGFVPLKTDLDSYNLPEECSCKSELGCNLCRVSLTLNVEAEDSVRTVYSGDMMSENPNITPVSDRIPLVKLTPEQHLKLESYARLGKGGKHAKWQPVSMCVYRNFPKVKINEKECDACGKCADICPKRVLSVSEGGKKLELRNVMECTVCRDCVEACPKSPPAVEVSLDKDVFVMDIESTGALPIDRILLEAVKILDRKFESFLEQLAVKKDEASQVAES